A window of Rhodococcus sp. SGAir0479 contains these coding sequences:
- a CDS encoding ferredoxin reductase, translated as MTTSSPASAVLRPIVSLVEALATPHAVDRYLELFDPMVTARETRARIVRVDRPTADSVVLELRPTRQWRGFRAGQFVQVGVVIDGVRHTRCYSPVGAESGGRSTVELIVRAHPDGLVSQYLVRHAAVGMVVDLSAAAGEFVLPRRRPSEVVLVSGGSGITPVLSMLRTLRDEGFTGPVAFLHYTRTLDDVPVLAELRDRAETRGDVTVRIVETAAEGRFRRAHLDEVAPWFGPASEVFVCGPDTLSGAVRELLDADGFGEQMHTERFRIAPVVPAGPTGGVVSFARSGVAADDSGRSLLEQAEAAGLQPEHGCRMGICFSCTAVKRSGRTRNILTGDTHDDPDQPIQLCISAPVGDVEIDV; from the coding sequence ATGACGACGAGTTCTCCCGCTTCCGCCGTGCTGCGTCCCATCGTGTCGCTCGTCGAGGCGCTGGCGACCCCGCACGCGGTCGACCGGTACCTCGAGCTGTTCGACCCCATGGTGACGGCCCGCGAGACGCGTGCCCGCATCGTGCGGGTCGACCGCCCCACCGCCGACTCCGTCGTGCTCGAACTCCGCCCCACCCGTCAGTGGCGCGGTTTCCGGGCCGGGCAGTTCGTCCAGGTCGGCGTGGTGATCGACGGAGTGCGCCACACCCGGTGCTACTCCCCGGTGGGGGCGGAGTCCGGCGGGCGGAGCACGGTCGAACTGATCGTGCGCGCGCACCCGGATGGGCTGGTCTCGCAGTACCTCGTGCGGCACGCCGCCGTCGGCATGGTCGTCGACCTCTCCGCGGCGGCAGGCGAATTCGTGCTGCCTCGCCGCCGCCCGAGCGAGGTCGTCCTGGTCAGCGGCGGCAGCGGGATCACCCCGGTGCTGTCGATGCTGCGCACCCTGCGCGACGAGGGCTTCACAGGCCCGGTCGCGTTCCTGCACTACACCCGCACGCTCGACGACGTGCCCGTCCTCGCCGAGCTGCGGGACCGTGCGGAGACGCGCGGCGACGTGACCGTCCGGATCGTGGAGACGGCGGCCGAGGGCCGCTTCCGGCGCGCGCACCTCGACGAGGTGGCGCCGTGGTTCGGGCCCGCGTCGGAGGTGTTCGTGTGCGGTCCGGACACGCTGTCGGGGGCCGTTCGCGAGCTGCTCGACGCCGATGGTTTCGGTGAACAGATGCACACCGAACGCTTCCGAATCGCACCGGTCGTTCCCGCCGGCCCCACCGGTGGTGTGGTCTCGTTCGCCCGCAGCGGCGTGGCGGCGGACGACTCGGGGCGGAGCCTGCTCGAACAGGCCGAGGCGGCGGGCCTGCAACCCGAGCACGGCTGCCGGATGGGGATCTGTTTCTCGTGCACGGCGGTGAAGCGGTCCGGCCGGACTCGCAACATCCTCACCGGCGACACGCACGACGACCCGGACCAACCGATCCAGCTGTGCATCTCCGCGCCGGTGGGCGACGTCGAGATCGACGTCTGA
- a CDS encoding TetR family transcriptional regulator, producing MPVTRQVIHVPRLDAVTEPVETRAQRKERTRQALLERALELHADRSFASVSLREVARAAGIVPTAFYRHFASMDELGVALAEDSMRVLRRLLRDARRTPSATTARASLDILVRQVHAHEAEFRFVARERYGGMPEVRRAIATELRLFVSELTVDLGRMPALSHWEVEDLEMAADLIVQTMLGAVVDLLDANRPGSSEERAVIARTEKQLRLIMIGIGGWKPAHP from the coding sequence ATGCCGGTCACGCGGCAGGTGATCCACGTGCCTAGACTCGACGCCGTGACCGAACCGGTGGAGACGCGTGCGCAGCGCAAGGAGCGCACGCGCCAGGCGTTGCTGGAGCGCGCACTCGAACTCCACGCCGATCGCAGCTTCGCGAGTGTGAGCCTGCGGGAGGTCGCGCGGGCCGCGGGCATCGTGCCCACCGCGTTCTATCGGCACTTCGCGTCGATGGACGAGCTCGGGGTCGCACTGGCGGAGGACAGCATGCGGGTGTTGCGACGCCTGCTGCGCGACGCGCGCCGCACCCCGAGCGCGACCACCGCCCGGGCCTCGCTCGACATCCTCGTCCGGCAGGTGCACGCCCACGAAGCCGAGTTCCGGTTCGTGGCCCGCGAGCGCTACGGCGGCATGCCCGAGGTCCGCCGCGCCATCGCCACCGAACTGCGCCTGTTCGTCAGCGAACTCACCGTCGACCTCGGGCGCATGCCCGCACTGTCTCACTGGGAGGTCGAGGATCTCGAGATGGCCGCCGACCTCATCGTGCAGACGATGCTCGGCGCGGTCGTCGACCTGCTCGACGCGAATCGCCCCGGCTCGTCCGAGGAACGCGCCGTGATCGCGCGCACAGAGAAGCAGTTGCGCCTGATCATGATCGGCATCGGCGGCTGGAAACCCGCGCACCCGTAG
- a CDS encoding TetR/AcrR family transcriptional regulator has translation MARRHEPGSGPRAAMIDSAVALIREQGVAATSFADVLAHSGAPRGSIYHHFPGGKSQLVEEATRAAADQLGRGVARVLGSGDTVSALRALVGLWRRGLEASGYAAGCPIVAAALGTERGARQVAGVAFTQWCESIAASLIEDGVAEERSTALSVLVVSALEGALVLAQAQGTSTPLDAVVDELEVLLRV, from the coding sequence ATGGCGAGGCGACACGAGCCCGGCAGCGGTCCGCGTGCCGCGATGATCGACAGTGCGGTCGCGTTGATCCGTGAACAGGGCGTGGCGGCCACGTCGTTCGCGGACGTCCTGGCGCACAGCGGCGCGCCCCGCGGCTCGATCTACCACCACTTCCCCGGCGGCAAGTCGCAGCTGGTCGAGGAGGCGACGCGAGCGGCGGCCGATCAGCTCGGTCGCGGCGTGGCGCGGGTCCTCGGCTCCGGCGACACCGTCTCGGCGCTACGGGCGCTGGTCGGCTTGTGGCGCCGTGGACTCGAGGCCTCCGGATACGCCGCCGGATGCCCCATCGTCGCGGCCGCGCTGGGCACCGAGCGCGGTGCCCGCCAGGTCGCGGGCGTGGCCTTCACCCAGTGGTGCGAGTCGATCGCCGCGAGCCTGATCGAGGACGGCGTGGCCGAGGAGCGGTCGACGGCCCTGTCGGTGCTGGTCGTCAGCGCCCTCGAGGGGGCACTCGTGCTGGCGCAGGCGCAAGGCACGTCGACGCCGCTCGACGCCGTCGTCGACGAGCTCGAGGTGCTGCTCCGCGTGTGA
- a CDS encoding acyl-CoA thioesterase has protein sequence MTQIAAPTHPFDAAVELTARTGAPDAYRGHTSPAYANMVGPFGGVTAATLLRAILQHPERLGEPLSLTVNFAGPIADGEFEVTARPTRTNRSTQHWNVELVQDGAVTTTATAVFGRRRETWDSTEIAAPPAPSAHDVAVHEFPDFIAWARNYELRFVEGAVPEPDAGAQPGSTSTLWVRDNPPRPLDFPALTALCDVFYPRAFLRLGRYLPAGTVSLTVYFHADATLLAAQADDAVLATARAQRFGKGYFDQSGEIWGRDGALLATTHQLVYFKD, from the coding sequence GTGACCCAGATCGCCGCCCCCACCCATCCCTTCGACGCGGCCGTCGAGCTCACCGCTCGGACGGGCGCACCCGACGCCTACCGGGGCCACACCTCCCCCGCCTACGCGAACATGGTGGGCCCGTTCGGAGGCGTCACCGCCGCGACCCTGCTGCGGGCGATCCTGCAGCATCCCGAACGCCTCGGTGAGCCGCTGTCGCTGACCGTGAACTTCGCGGGGCCGATCGCCGACGGTGAGTTCGAGGTGACCGCCCGTCCCACCCGCACCAACCGGTCGACGCAACACTGGAACGTCGAGCTCGTGCAGGACGGCGCCGTCACCACGACGGCCACCGCGGTGTTCGGGCGCCGCCGCGAGACCTGGGATTCCACCGAGATCGCCGCCCCGCCGGCACCGTCGGCGCACGACGTTGCAGTACACGAGTTCCCGGACTTCATCGCGTGGGCCCGCAACTACGAACTGCGCTTCGTCGAGGGTGCGGTGCCCGAGCCCGACGCCGGCGCTCAGCCGGGATCGACCAGCACGCTGTGGGTGCGCGACAACCCCCCGCGGCCGCTGGACTTTCCGGCGCTGACCGCCCTGTGCGACGTGTTCTATCCCCGGGCGTTCCTGCGGCTGGGTCGCTACCTGCCCGCGGGCACGGTGTCGCTCACGGTGTACTTCCATGCGGACGCGACCCTCCTGGCCGCCCAGGCCGACGACGCCGTTCTCGCCACCGCCCGTGCGCAGCGGTTCGGCAAGGGCTACTTCGACCAGTCCGGCGAGATCTGGGGCCGCGACGGAGCCCTGCTCGCCACCACGCACCAGCTGGTCTACTTCAAGGACTGA
- a CDS encoding MFS transporter: MSAELVGEAGIGRASTRRQVAAWGLWDWGGAAFNAVVLTFVFSVYLTDAVGDDLPGTVSASTWLGWSLGIAGFFIAVLAPVSGQRFDATGRRKRSLAVLTFSTVAAMAAMFFVVDDYHYLWLGLVLLGFASVIFELAGVPYNAMMRQVSTPENIGRVSGFGWAMGYFGGIVLLLVCYLGFIAGDGPTRGFLDITTDGGLNIRLVALLAAVWLAVFAVPVLLMVPEAPRTAADPGAARAGFVESYRVLWRDVRELWAVDRRTVGFLIASALFRDGLAGVFTFGAVLAVNVYGLASDSVLLFGVAANVVAALGAIVAGRFDDRIGPKVVIVASLAAMLAVGVVLLAVSGPAMFWVFGLLLCLFVGPAQSSARTFLARLTPPGREGQMFGLYATTGRAVSFLAPTLFGFFAWWFGADRAGIVGLLVVLGVGLAALLAVRAPERDAEGLPG, encoded by the coding sequence ATGAGTGCGGAACTGGTGGGCGAGGCGGGCATCGGGAGGGCGTCGACCCGCCGTCAGGTCGCGGCGTGGGGGCTGTGGGACTGGGGCGGAGCCGCCTTCAACGCCGTCGTGCTCACCTTCGTCTTCTCGGTCTATCTCACCGATGCGGTGGGGGACGATCTGCCGGGCACGGTATCGGCCAGCACGTGGCTCGGGTGGTCCCTCGGCATCGCCGGCTTCTTCATCGCGGTACTCGCGCCCGTCAGCGGTCAGAGGTTCGACGCCACGGGCCGCCGCAAGCGCTCCCTCGCCGTCCTGACGTTCTCGACGGTAGCGGCGATGGCCGCGATGTTCTTCGTCGTCGACGACTACCACTACCTGTGGTTGGGTCTGGTCCTGCTGGGATTCGCGTCGGTAATCTTCGAGCTCGCGGGAGTGCCGTACAACGCCATGATGCGGCAGGTATCGACGCCCGAGAACATCGGCCGGGTATCCGGGTTCGGTTGGGCAATGGGATATTTCGGTGGGATCGTGCTGCTGCTCGTGTGCTACCTCGGCTTCATCGCCGGCGACGGCCCCACCCGCGGGTTCCTGGACATCACCACCGACGGAGGCCTCAACATCCGGCTGGTGGCGCTGTTGGCCGCGGTGTGGCTGGCAGTGTTCGCGGTGCCGGTGCTGCTCATGGTCCCCGAGGCGCCGCGCACCGCGGCCGATCCCGGCGCCGCCCGCGCCGGGTTCGTCGAGTCCTATCGGGTGCTGTGGCGGGACGTGCGCGAACTGTGGGCCGTCGACCGCCGCACGGTGGGTTTCCTGATCGCCAGCGCGCTCTTCCGGGACGGGTTGGCCGGTGTGTTCACGTTCGGTGCGGTGCTGGCGGTCAACGTGTACGGGCTCGCGTCCGACAGCGTGCTGCTGTTCGGTGTCGCCGCGAACGTGGTCGCCGCGCTGGGGGCGATCGTGGCCGGCCGCTTCGACGACCGCATCGGCCCCAAGGTGGTGATCGTGGCGTCGCTGGCCGCCATGCTTGCCGTCGGGGTGGTGCTGCTGGCGGTGTCCGGTCCGGCGATGTTCTGGGTCTTCGGGCTGTTGCTGTGCCTGTTCGTCGGCCCGGCGCAGTCCTCGGCGCGCACGTTCCTCGCCCGTCTCACCCCGCCGGGGCGCGAGGGGCAGATGTTCGGGTTGTACGCCACCACCGGGCGGGCGGTGTCGTTCCTGGCACCGACGCTCTTCGGGTTCTTCGCCTGGTGGTTCGGCGCCGACCGCGCCGGGATCGTGGGACTGCTGGTCGTGCTCGGGGTCGGCCTGGCCGCCCTGCTCGCCGTCCGGGCGCCGGAGCGGGATGCCGAGGGCCTCCCCGGTTGA
- a CDS encoding sodium:solute symporter family protein: protein MDAPELVQFSAVAIILLLLFFYGGTFLVSLRIGRKNENADNFMTAGNQVGFGISAASMTATWIWASSMYASATSGYTYGISGPIHYGLWGALMILFIYPFGRRIRALAPRAHTLAEIMYARHGRSSQLMLAGSNVVGSLISLMSNFIAGGVLISLLSPLNFIQGVLVIAGGVLLYTLWSGFRASVLTDVIQLLGMLGAVVVLIPIVFFAAGFPAAFETGAANLTPAQGNFFSSEAFFNQGAPYIAAVLAYAIGNQTIAQRLFAVREDLIKPTFVTAAVGYGATVIGIGMFGVLALYLGLDPLDGDVNNLIPQIAGTYLPAVLVALFFLLVLGALSSTADSDLAALSSIVMTDGYGHTVAGREGADPRRMLLVGRATMVVATALAVAFASMRLNILDLLVFVGALWGALVFPVIASFYWNKVSNKAFTVATIAAVAAFLPVRFGWLPTDGASGFVIDVTAVVGVGVVLGLMAFGFFGLRVARIVGVVAIAITAPFGIGFLHDYATLSGSLVAYAVSTVVCFAMSVRNTESFDFATIEDRVGDFDRQAHVDDLDDDRPARGAAPARP, encoded by the coding sequence ATGGACGCACCGGAACTCGTCCAATTCAGCGCCGTGGCGATTATTCTGCTGCTGCTCTTCTTCTACGGGGGAACGTTCCTCGTCTCACTCCGGATCGGCCGGAAGAACGAGAACGCCGACAACTTCATGACCGCCGGCAACCAGGTCGGCTTCGGCATCTCCGCCGCCAGCATGACGGCCACCTGGATCTGGGCGTCTTCGATGTACGCGTCGGCCACCTCGGGATACACCTACGGGATCTCCGGGCCCATCCACTACGGCCTGTGGGGCGCACTGATGATCCTGTTCATCTACCCGTTCGGCCGCCGGATCCGCGCCCTCGCCCCGCGAGCACACACCCTGGCCGAGATCATGTACGCCCGGCACGGCCGATCCAGCCAGCTCATGCTGGCCGGCTCCAACGTCGTCGGCAGCCTCATCAGTCTGATGTCGAACTTCATCGCGGGCGGCGTCCTCATCTCGTTGCTGTCGCCGCTCAACTTCATCCAGGGCGTGCTCGTCATCGCCGGCGGCGTGCTGCTGTACACGTTGTGGTCGGGCTTCCGGGCGTCGGTGCTCACCGATGTGATCCAGCTGCTGGGCATGCTCGGCGCCGTGGTCGTCCTCATCCCGATCGTCTTCTTCGCCGCGGGCTTTCCCGCCGCCTTCGAGACCGGGGCCGCGAATCTGACTCCGGCGCAGGGCAACTTCTTCTCGAGCGAGGCGTTCTTCAACCAGGGTGCGCCCTACATCGCTGCCGTGCTGGCGTACGCGATCGGCAACCAGACCATCGCGCAGCGCCTGTTCGCGGTCCGCGAGGACCTCATCAAACCGACGTTCGTCACCGCGGCCGTCGGCTACGGCGCCACCGTCATCGGCATCGGCATGTTCGGCGTCCTCGCGCTCTATCTGGGTCTCGATCCGCTGGACGGGGACGTCAACAACCTCATCCCGCAGATCGCCGGCACCTATCTACCCGCGGTTCTGGTCGCGCTGTTCTTCCTGTTGGTGCTCGGCGCGCTGTCGTCGACCGCCGACTCCGATCTGGCGGCGCTGTCGTCCATCGTGATGACGGACGGGTACGGCCACACGGTCGCCGGTCGCGAGGGTGCCGATCCGCGCCGGATGTTGCTGGTGGGCCGGGCGACGATGGTCGTCGCGACCGCACTGGCGGTTGCGTTCGCGAGCATGCGCCTCAACATCCTCGACCTGTTGGTGTTCGTGGGTGCGCTGTGGGGCGCACTCGTCTTCCCGGTGATCGCCAGCTTCTACTGGAACAAGGTCTCCAACAAGGCCTTCACGGTGGCGACCATCGCGGCCGTCGCAGCGTTCCTACCGGTGCGATTCGGCTGGCTGCCGACGGACGGAGCGAGCGGATTCGTCATCGACGTCACCGCGGTCGTCGGCGTCGGCGTCGTCCTGGGGTTGATGGCGTTCGGCTTCTTCGGGCTGCGGGTGGCGAGGATCGTGGGCGTGGTCGCCATCGCGATCACCGCGCCTTTCGGCATCGGGTTCCTCCACGACTACGCCACCCTCAGCGGCTCCCTCGTGGCATACGCGGTGAGCACGGTCGTGTGCTTCGCGATGTCGGTGCGCAACACCGAGTCGTTCGACTTCGCGACGATCGAGGACCGGGTCGGTGACTTCGATCGACAGGCCCACGTCGACGACCTGGACGACGACCGCCCCGCACGCGGGGCGGCGCCCGCGCGTCCCTGA
- a CDS encoding putative transporter small subunit, translated as MNTVLLTAYVLIWPVLVAATLFVITRGAVREWSTARKNGDNLV; from the coding sequence GTGAACACCGTGCTTCTGACCGCCTACGTCCTGATCTGGCCGGTTCTCGTGGCAGCGACGCTCTTCGTGATCACCCGCGGCGCGGTCCGCGAGTGGAGCACCGCACGCAAGAACGGCGACAACCTCGTCTGA
- a CDS encoding PadR family transcriptional regulator, giving the protein MALEHAILVALSEQSGSGYELARRFDRSIGFFWSATHQQIYRVLKRMDDAGWVRGESIAQDGRPDKKVYRVSSAGRAELARWIAEPTEPAHLRNELAVKIRGASYGDTASLLAEVRRHRDEHAARLDLYERIARHDFPATRRRTGRALHQYLVLRGGIRIEEGFVAWCDEVLGALTADSTREPS; this is encoded by the coding sequence GTGGCACTCGAACACGCGATCCTCGTCGCCCTCAGCGAGCAGTCCGGCTCGGGATACGAGCTCGCTCGGCGGTTCGACCGATCCATCGGTTTCTTCTGGAGTGCCACCCATCAGCAGATCTACCGCGTACTCAAGCGGATGGACGACGCCGGATGGGTCAGGGGCGAATCGATCGCACAGGACGGACGTCCCGACAAGAAGGTGTACCGGGTGTCGAGCGCCGGGCGGGCCGAACTGGCTCGCTGGATCGCCGAGCCCACCGAGCCGGCACATCTGCGCAACGAGCTCGCCGTGAAGATCCGCGGCGCCTCCTACGGGGACACCGCCTCGCTGCTCGCCGAGGTGCGGCGGCACCGCGACGAGCACGCGGCCCGCCTGGACCTGTACGAACGCATCGCGCGACACGACTTCCCCGCAACCCGCCGTCGTACCGGCCGGGCCCTGCACCAGTACCTCGTGCTCCGCGGCGGGATCCGCATCGAGGAGGGATTCGTCGCCTGGTGCGACGAGGTGCTCGGCGCCCTCACCGCGGACTCGACGCGGGAGCCTTCCTGA
- a CDS encoding NADPH-dependent 2,4-dienoyl-CoA reductase, which translates to MTAPFPHLLAPLDLGVTTLRNRVVMGSMHTGLEDRAKNTARLAEFYAERARGGVGLIVTGGYAPNRTGWLVPFGAKLTNRVEARRHRTVTRAVHDAGGKIVLQILHAGRYSYQPLSVSASSIKAPINPFRPRRLTGRGVRWQIRNFVRCARLAHAAGYDGVEIMGGEGYFVNQFLCERTNKRTDEWGGTPDRRRRLAVEIVRRTRTAVGPNFLISFRLSMADLVEGGQTWDEIVALAKEVETAGATIINTDIGWHESRVPTIVTSVPRAAFVDVTEKLAKHVSIPVVASNRINMPEVAEEILTRGEVQLISMARPMLADPMWVRKAAAGAPDEINTCIACNQACLDHAFVNKHVSCLLNPRAGRETELTLLPTRRKKDLAVVGAGPAGLSAALNLAQRGHAVTLFEARDEIGGQFGIARKIPGKEEFAETIRYYRRQLDLAGVDVRLGTRAAAVDLIDAGYDEVVIATGVTPRIPDIPGIDHPKVLSYADVVRDGKPVGASVAVIGAGGIGVDVSEFLTHDHSPTLDLRSWRQEWGVTDPEAAPGALTVPRPAPSPREVFLLQRKPGRIGAGLAKTTGWVHRAALKAKGVQELSGVNYERIDDAGLHITFGEQHERPRTLAVDTVVICAGQESVRELVDDLTVAGITTHVIGGADVAGELDAKRAIEQGTRLAARI; encoded by the coding sequence ATGACCGCTCCGTTTCCCCACCTGCTCGCCCCGCTCGACCTCGGCGTCACGACGCTGCGCAACCGCGTCGTCATGGGGTCGATGCACACCGGTCTCGAGGACCGCGCCAAGAACACCGCGCGCCTTGCCGAGTTCTACGCCGAACGCGCACGCGGCGGTGTGGGATTGATCGTCACCGGCGGCTACGCACCCAACCGCACCGGATGGCTGGTGCCGTTCGGCGCCAAGCTCACCAACCGGGTGGAGGCGCGCCGGCACCGGACCGTCACGCGAGCGGTGCACGACGCGGGCGGCAAGATCGTGCTGCAGATACTGCATGCGGGCCGCTACAGCTATCAGCCTCTGAGCGTCAGCGCGTCGTCGATCAAGGCGCCCATCAACCCGTTCCGGCCGCGGCGGCTGACCGGCCGCGGCGTCCGATGGCAGATCCGCAACTTCGTGCGGTGCGCGCGCCTGGCCCACGCGGCCGGCTACGACGGCGTCGAGATCATGGGCGGCGAGGGCTACTTCGTCAACCAGTTCCTGTGCGAACGCACCAACAAGCGCACCGACGAGTGGGGCGGCACCCCGGACAGACGCCGCCGCCTCGCCGTCGAGATCGTGCGACGCACCCGGACCGCCGTGGGTCCGAACTTTCTGATCTCGTTCCGGCTGTCGATGGCCGACCTCGTCGAGGGTGGCCAGACGTGGGACGAGATCGTCGCGCTCGCAAAGGAAGTCGAGACCGCGGGAGCCACGATCATCAACACCGACATCGGTTGGCACGAGTCGCGGGTGCCGACCATCGTGACGTCGGTCCCGCGCGCGGCCTTCGTCGACGTCACCGAGAAGCTCGCGAAGCACGTCTCGATCCCGGTCGTCGCGTCCAACCGCATCAACATGCCCGAGGTGGCAGAGGAGATCCTCACCCGCGGCGAGGTGCAGTTGATCTCGATGGCGCGGCCGATGCTCGCCGACCCCATGTGGGTCCGCAAGGCCGCGGCCGGCGCACCCGACGAGATCAACACGTGCATCGCGTGCAACCAGGCGTGCCTCGACCACGCATTCGTGAACAAGCACGTCTCGTGCCTGCTCAACCCGCGCGCGGGCCGGGAGACCGAACTGACCCTGCTGCCCACCCGGCGCAAGAAGGACCTCGCCGTCGTCGGCGCCGGACCCGCCGGGTTGTCCGCGGCTCTCAACCTCGCCCAGCGCGGACACGCCGTCACACTGTTCGAGGCCCGGGACGAGATCGGTGGCCAGTTCGGTATCGCGCGGAAGATTCCGGGCAAGGAGGAGTTCGCCGAGACCATCCGTTACTACCGGCGCCAGCTCGACCTTGCCGGCGTCGACGTGCGCCTGGGTACCCGGGCCGCGGCGGTCGACCTGATCGACGCCGGCTACGACGAGGTGGTGATCGCGACCGGCGTCACACCGCGGATCCCCGACATCCCCGGCATCGACCACCCCAAGGTGCTGTCGTACGCCGACGTGGTCCGGGACGGTAAGCCCGTCGGCGCGTCGGTCGCGGTGATCGGCGCCGGCGGCATCGGTGTCGACGTGAGCGAGTTCCTCACCCACGACCACTCCCCGACGCTGGACCTGCGGTCCTGGAGGCAGGAATGGGGCGTCACCGACCCGGAAGCCGCGCCCGGCGCGCTCACCGTCCCGCGCCCGGCGCCGTCGCCGCGCGAGGTGTTCCTGCTGCAACGCAAGCCCGGACGCATCGGCGCCGGCCTCGCGAAGACCACCGGCTGGGTGCACCGCGCCGCACTGAAAGCCAAAGGCGTGCAGGAACTCTCCGGGGTCAACTACGAACGGATCGACGACGCGGGCCTGCACATCACCTTCGGTGAGCAGCATGAACGCCCGCGCACGCTCGCGGTGGACACCGTGGTGATCTGCGCGGGCCAGGAGTCGGTGCGTGAGCTCGTGGACGACCTCACCGTCGCCGGGATCACCACCCACGTCATCGGCGGCGCCGACGTCGCGGGGGAACTGGATGCCAAACGCGCGATCGAACAGGGCACCCGGCTGGCGGCGCGGATCTGA
- the cmrA gene encoding mycolate reductase (Catalyzes the final step in mycolic acid biosynthesis.) produces the protein MSLPNPTPDARAVVTGASSGIGEALAAELAARGHSLLLVARRGDVMEKLAARLREQHGVEVEVRAVDLSDRDGRAPLVAELAEREISILCNNAGIATFGPVVDLDPAYERDQVELNAVAVHDLTLAVLPGMVARKSGAILMVGSAAGNMPIPNNATYAATKAFVNTFSESLRGELKGSGVNVTLLAPGPVRTETPDPAEASIVDKLVPDFLWISSEYVAKVSLDALAQNKMRIVPGILSKGMSAAGQYSPRAVMAPIVGTFYKKLGG, from the coding sequence GTGAGCCTGCCGAATCCCACCCCTGACGCCCGCGCCGTCGTGACCGGCGCCTCCTCCGGCATCGGCGAGGCCCTCGCCGCAGAACTGGCGGCGCGCGGCCACTCGCTCCTCCTCGTCGCCCGCCGCGGCGACGTCATGGAAAAGCTCGCCGCCCGCCTGCGGGAGCAGCACGGCGTGGAGGTGGAGGTCCGCGCCGTCGACCTCTCCGACCGCGACGGCCGCGCCCCACTGGTGGCCGAACTCGCCGAGCGCGAGATCTCGATCCTGTGCAACAACGCGGGCATCGCGACCTTCGGCCCCGTCGTCGACCTCGATCCCGCCTACGAACGCGACCAGGTCGAACTCAACGCGGTGGCCGTGCACGACCTCACGCTCGCGGTGCTGCCCGGAATGGTCGCCCGCAAGTCGGGTGCGATCCTCATGGTCGGTTCGGCCGCCGGCAACATGCCGATTCCCAACAACGCCACCTACGCCGCGACCAAGGCGTTCGTGAACACCTTCTCGGAGTCCCTGCGCGGTGAGCTGAAGGGTAGCGGCGTCAACGTCACGCTGCTGGCACCCGGTCCCGTCCGCACCGAGACTCCGGACCCCGCCGAGGCGTCCATCGTCGACAAGTTGGTTCCGGACTTCCTGTGGATCTCGAGCGAGTACGTCGCGAAGGTCTCGCTCGACGCGCTCGCGCAGAACAAGATGCGGATCGTGCCGGGAATCCTGAGCAAGGGCATGTCGGCGGCCGGGCAGTACAGTCCGCGCGCCGTCATGGCTCCCATCGTCGGCACGTTCTACAAGAAGCTGGGCGGCTGA